One window of the Nicotiana tabacum cultivar K326 chromosome 4, ASM71507v2, whole genome shotgun sequence genome contains the following:
- the LOC107815035 gene encoding uncharacterized protein LOC107815035 isoform X2, which translates to MVSTFDVFEQKESGPLILAWAVFLCLISSLPGKEENNILMEMDHIGYVRQAFEAGSLSFFLEIIENDVLRDFDGPIVGLRSVLRTFISAFIASYEINIQLEDGNLKLILDILCKIYQGEGSLCTQFWDRDSFVDGPIRCLLCSLEGEFPFRSAELLQLLSALCEGAWPAECVFNFLDKSTGLSSPVDISSCLIVDDASQTVKVVQPLHLPGVEGLIIPSGTLGHLLKMIDRNTALVRWEFSRSGVFMLLLSLAQGPYLEKTSEVLLTLRLLSRLVTFNMGVCSALLDLGGGYMHDEMNSPTENLRLNVAEIICAWIKNLSPNCSDVGLMSMGVNILAKMLKCSPYHVSRLIVQANIFDVAFKTNPFRIGSNGLSSGSWLLSGRLSKMLLIDCEQNDCQLTLSVLDLTMQLVDAGMENDVVLALVIFSIQYVLVNHEFWNYKVKHARWKVTLKVLEVLKKCILSISNIQKLGEVVRDILLGDSSIHSALFRLVCTTSDGLEKLYFSRLYGLTEIEGLQQAIVLGLDILSSMLSDLSRDVPNFIVFHQAIMSSMTKPVPVVTAAISLMSFFRNPKIQVGAARLQSRLFVIADDSQSCALSNAYFGLDDKQIYNFKNTICSILCQEKVESEDLIIATFKMLASAARYQASFLTAVIALRENPISESCNGDNQPGDNDALQCTAANILDSIWVYVKRADDLVMTKAHILCNMLNFLNALWEGAAHYTNLLKQLRNSDFWKKLLNSVVLSIGKNSCQSESATKLELQNLVYRYLCQHNVLDVMAYEMFLQRKILHSELVKKESSKALHNGSDGSKVPTPESASNLKDIFGVWCGSSLDAETIKTFVSFEYDDSVNLHARVAAGLYAVRVMCKVKSGDRGSLSVSLIDKVTNLWQKLRKLPAFSELIGYYAQRGYSGGNELDDLILNDLFYHLQGELEGRQISHRPFKELSQYLLESDILQTYRRKHDEDIFPQTDGVCLYDTDRLQGDMAIDLWDISDWKASKAVAEALLLSLQNVNLMVSLTRSKLSALIALTTAFSISDNVDLVENEVKTARNFPEKLLSSSIDNICESLTRTIELLAPVPDASKDIVEILAAQADLLFRFTRSLNAQLSLSMCLLILKTVGYGLKVLSNCRPLATGVLSTMKIFLELILFSLKSSWKDSRLGVRTEIEHSEVLPEAANVSLGLLPLLCNCIELTGHCSISMIIIDQVLKGFSTPATWFPIIQKHLPMQHIVLKLQDKSSYSVIDIILKFLLTIAHVKEGAEMLLNAGFFASLRVLLADLSNGRPLSVDENERNLANSFENNERSPPIWGLSLAVVTAIINSLGETSILNVDHVVTYFFLEKADLISYYLSAPDFPSDDHDKKRPRALKPHTSLSALRESENTVMLICVLAKHRNAWSRAMKELESQLRERCIHLLAFISCGTQPYGESPGRAPPIFCHPTVREEYEWHKKPSSINSKKGWFALSALCCGLNPKYSSFSSRTAIVIKDQPNEHANLTTQSHFSDAMSIQIYRITCLLLKFLCLQAEEAAERAEEAGFVDLARFPELPMPDILHCLQDQGISIITELCEANKLKQVTSEIQGVCILLLQITVMALYLEFCVIQICGMRPVHGRVEDFSKEFHALSKAAEGHAFLKESMNSLKQMVSFVYPELLYAEDML; encoded by the exons ATGGTGTCCACTTTTGATGTATTTGAGCAGAAAGAATCAGGACCATTGATTTTGGCATGGGCGGTTTTCCTCTGTCTAATTTCATCTCTTcctggaaaagaagaaaataatataCTGATG GAGATGGATCATATTGGTTATGTCCGCCAAGCTTTCGAAGCTGGATCTTTGAGCTTTTTTCTTGAAATTATCGAAAATGATGTACTGAGGGATTTTGAT GGTCCTATTGTTGGTCTTAGAAGCGTTTTACGGACATTTATATCAGCATTTATTGCCTCTTACGAGATCAATATCCAG TTGGAGGATGGTAACCTGAAATTGATATTGGATATTCTTTGCAAAATTTATCAAGGAGAG GGGTCCCTCTGTACCCAGTTTTGGGATAGGGATAGTTTTGTTGATGGTCCTATCAGGTGCCTTCTTTGCAGCTTGGAGGGTGAATTCCCTTTTAGATCTGCTGAACTTTTACAGTTGTTATCAGCACTTTGTGAAGGAGCATGGCCTGCGGAATGTGT ATTTAACTTTCTTGACAAGTCCACTGGATTGTCATCTCCTGTTGATATCAGTAGCTGTTTGATAGTGGATGATGCTTCTCAGACTGTTAAGGTGGTCCAACCGTTACACCTTCCCGGTGTTGAGGGTCTGATCATTCCTAGTGGAACCCTTGGTCATCTGTTAAAAATGATCGATAGGAATACTGCTCTAGTGAGATGGGAG ttttcGCGATCTGGGGTTTTCATGCTTCTTTTGAGTTTGGCCCAAGGGCCGTACTTGGAGAAAACCAGTGAAGTCCTTCTGACTCTTCGGTTGCTCAGCCGACTTGTGACTTTCAACATG GGTGTTTGTTCTGCTCTTCTGGACCTTGGTGGTGGCTATATGCATGATGAGATGAACTCACCAACAGAAAACTTGCG TCTTAATGTGGCTGAGATCATTTGTGCTTGGATCAAGAATTTGTCTCCTAATTGCTCTGATGTAGGGTTGATGTCGATGGGAGTTAACATTTTGGCAAAGATGTTAAAATG CTCACCGTATCATGTTTCCAGATTGATAGTCCAGGCGAATATCTTTGATGTTGCGTTTAAAACAAATCCTTTCAGAATTGGCTCCAATGGCCTGTCGAG TGGATCGTGGTTGCTTTCTGGTCGGCtctcaaaaatgcttttgatCGACTGTGAGCAGAATGATTGTCAATTGACTCTTTCAG TGCTTGACCTCACCATGCAGCTTGTGGATGCTGGAATGGAAAATGATGTTGTCCTTGCACTTGTCATTTTCTCCATTCAGTATGTCCTTGTTAATCATGAATTCTGGAATTATAAAGTCAAGCATGCTCGctggaaggtgactctgaag GTGCTTGAAGTATTGAAGAAATGCATTCTGTCAATTTCAAATATCCAGAAACTTGGTGAAGTGGTCAGGGATATTTTACTTGGTGATTCTTCAATCCACAGTGCACTATTTCGACTTGTTTGTACAACTTCAGATGGCCTGGAG AAGCTCTATTTTAGCCGGCTTTATGGGCTGACAGAAATCGAAGGATTACAACAGGCAATTGTCTTGGGATTGGATATTCTTTCCAGTATGCTTTCTGATCTCTCAAGG GATGTGCCCAATTTTATTGTCTTTCATCAGGCAATCATGTCATCAATGACAAAACCAGTGCCTGTGGTTACTGCAGCGATATCATTGATGTCATTCTTCCGAAATCCT AAGATACAGGTGGGTGCTGCAAGACTGCAATCCAGATTGTTTGTTATTGCAGACGACTCGCAATCATGTGCGCTTAGCAATGCATATTTTGGTCTGGATGACAAGCAG atctataattttaaaaatacgaTTTGTAGCATTCTTTGTCAAGAGAAGGTAGAAAGTGAGGATCTCATAATTGCTACTTTCAAGATGCTTGCTTCTGCTGCACGTTATCAG GCTTCTTTTCTTACCGCTGTGATTGCTTTGAGAGAAAATCCAATTTCTGAATCATGCAATGGTGACAATCAACCTGGAGACAATGATGCATTGCAGTGCACTGCTGCAAATATATTAGATTCCATATGGGTTTATGTTAAAAGAGCTGATGATCTTGTGATGAC CAAAGCACATATACTGTGTAATATGCTAAACTTCCTAAACGCATTATGGGAAGGAGCTGCTCATTATACAAATCTCCTGAAGCAGCTGAGAAACTCAGACTTCTGGAAAAAGCTATTGAATTCTGTGGTGCTTTCTATTGGTAAGAATAGTTGCCAATCTGAAAGTGCGACTAAATTGGAGCTTCAAAATCTGGTATACAGATATCTATGTCAACATAATGTATTGGATGTAATGGCCTATGAGATGTTCCTGCAGAGAAAGATTTTACATTCTGAGTTGGTCAAAAAAGAATCTTCCAAAGCATTGCATAATGGGTCTGATGGCTCTAAAGTACCAACACCTGAAAGTGCATCTAACCTGAAGGATATTTTTGGAGTGTGGTGTGGGAGCTCATTGGATGCGGAGACTATCAAGACGTTTGTTTCATTTGAGTATGATGATTCTGTAAATCTGCATGCAAGG GTTGCTGCTGGTTTATATGCTGTGCGGGTGATGTGTAAAGTGAAAAGCGGTGATAGAGGAAGTTTGTCTGTTTCACTTATCGATAAAGTTACTAACTTGTGGCAAAag TTGAGGAAGTTACCAGCCTTTTCTGAGTTGATAGGTTATTATGCACAGCGTGGTTATAG TGGAGGAAATGAATTGGATGACTTAATTCTCAATGATCTATTCTATCATCTGCAAGGAGAGCTTGAAGGTAGACAGATCTCCCACAGACCATTCAAGGAGCTGTCACAATATCTGCTAGAGTCAGATATTTTGCAAACATATCGCCGTAAGCACGATGAGGACATTTTCCCTCAAACTGATGGTGTCTGCTTGTATGACACTGATCGTCTGCAAGGGGACATGGCAATTGATTTGTGGGATATTTCGGATTGGAAAGCATCTAAAGCGGTTGCAGAAGCGCTGTTGCTCTCGTTGCAGAATGTGAATTTAATGGTGTCACTCACAAGATCCAAGCTTTCAGCTTTAATAGCTTTGACAACAGCTTTCTCCATATCTGACAATGTTGAT TTAGTTGAGAACGAGGTTAAAACTGCCAGAAATTTTCCTGAAAAATTATTGTCATCTAGCATTGACAATATATGCGAGTCTCTCACCCGCACAATCGAGCTGTTAGCCCCAGTCCCTGATGCTAGTAAAGACATAGTTGAAATTCTTGCAGCTCAAGCAGACCTGCTTTTCCGCTTTACCAGGTCGCTGAATGCACAGTTGTCTTTATCTATGTGCCTTCTCATATTAAAAACTGTAGGTTATGGCCTCAAGGTGTTGAGCAACTGTAGGCCATTGGCTACTGGTGTCCTTAGTACAATGAAAATATTTCTGGAGCTGATTCTCTTTTCACTCAAGTCAAGTTGGAAAGATTCTCGCCTTGGTGTACGAACAGAAATTGAGCATAGCGAAGTCTTACCTGAGGCAGCTAATGTGAGCTTGGGGCTACTACCATTGCTTTGCAACTGTATAGAACTTACTGGACATTGCTCCATCTCTATGATTATTATCGACCAAGTACTCAAAGGTTTTTCAACACCTGCCACTTGGTTCCCTATCATTCAAAAGCATCTTCCGATGCAGCATATTGTTCTTAAACTTCAAGACAAAAGCTCCTATTCAGTCATTGACATAATATTGAAGTTTCTTTTGACTATTGCACATGTGAAGGAAGGTGCTGAGATGCTTCTGAATGCTGGTTTCTTTGCATCGTTAAGAGTGTTGTTAGCTGATCTATCTAATGGTAGACCTCTCTCAGTAGATGAGAATGAGAGAAATCTGGCAAACTCCTTTGAGAATAATGAAAGGTCTCCACCCATTTGGGGACTTAGCTTGGCTGTGGTTACAGCAATTATTAACTCTTTAGGAGAAACTTCGATTTTAAATGTGGATCACGTGGTGACTTACTTCTTCTTGGAGAAGGCTGATCTAATTTCATATTATCTTAGTGCTCCGGATTTTCCATCAGATGATCATGATAAGAAAAGACCTCGGGCACTCAAACCACATACTTCTTTGAGTGCTCTTAGAGAGAGTGAAAACACGGTTATGTTAATCTGTGTTCTGGCAAAGCACAGGAATGCCTGGTCAAGGGCCATGAAAGAATTGGAATCACAGTTAAGGGAAAGATGCATCCATTTATTGGCCTTTATTAGCTGCGGTACACAGCCTTATGGGGAATCGCCAGGAAGAGCTCCCCCCATCTTTTGTCATCCTACCGTCCGAGAGGAGTACGAGTGGCACAAAAAGCCATCATCTATCAATAGCAAAAAGGGCTGGTTTGCTCTTTCTGCTCTTTGCTGCGGTCTAAATCCCAAATATTCATCTTTTTCGTCAAGAACTGCTATTGTGATCAAAGATCAACCAAATGAGCATGCTAATCTGACTACGCAGTCTCATTTTTCAGATGCAATGTCCATTCAGATATACAGAATTACCTGTCTTCTTCTCAAGTTTTTATGTCTACAAGCTGAAGAAGCTGCTGAAAGGGCTGAAGAAGCGGGTTTTGTCGATCTTGCACGTTTCCCAGAGCTACCAATGCCTGATATCCTTCACTGTTTGCAG GATCAAGGAATATCTATCATCACTGAATTGTGTGAAGCCAACAAGTTGAAGCAGGTTACTTCTGAAATACAAGGGGTCTGTATTCTACTGTTGCAAATAACAGTAATGGCATTGTACCTGGAATTTTGTGTGATCCAAATCTGTGGAATGAGACCTGTCCATGGACGTGTTGAGGACTTCTCAAAGGAATTTCATGCACTGAGTAAAG CTGCGGAAGGACATGCATTTTtaaaagaatctatgaactcgTTAAAGCAAATGGTATCTTTCGTGTATCCTGAATTATTATACGCAGAAGATATGCTGTGA